From Cercospora beticola chromosome 6, complete sequence, a single genomic window includes:
- a CDS encoding uncharacterized protein (BUSCO:EOG09260075), whose amino-acid sequence MVLESLVANLLNRFLGMYVKNFDPKQLNVGIWSGDVKLKDLELKREALDQFHLPLNVVEGHISSLVLKIPWSNLRGQPVRINIEDVFLLAAPKEDQEYDAAEEERRAHAVKMEKLDSAELLKERNTEGMSQEEQQKQQSFTAALTTTIVDNVQIQVKNVHIRYEDALSDPGHPFAAGITLQELSAVSTDEHWKPTWVAGTSTTTHKLATLGSLAVYWDTDATLLGTGTGEQQDIDHNATMEKFREMIVKSGDSEAVKDHQFILKPVSGRAGLEMDKTGKYDRPKMKARLLFNELGFLLDDTQYRDALMLVDLFHYFIRHQEYRKLQPAKAPKEDPRAWLQFAGKAVLDRIHDKNRRWSWAYFAERRDDRLRYIELFKKKKKEEKLTPEETSDLDRLEHKLTYEDLRFWRSLARNQLRKEGWKKPQPQKSTWTSWIWGSGGGQEQNQASDDSQMNEEQRKELYQAIDFEEKQSIAQAVDAPREAIKMQVDMSLKTGSFTLRRDPHGKKQDMLKLLFEDFSTEFIQRTDSTLVDLSLGGMRLYDGSTEGNLFEQMLTVKDAPKIPDSQRVKEIEDDEDTSFSDAKSVQGDDEDEADPFFALQFENNPLDNRADTALTVKLKALEVVYNPNFVVQVTKFFKPPEKHMESISALMESAGSTVEGLRQQTRAGLEFALQEHKTVDVQLDLQAPLIIVPDTVTEKSNICLIVDAGHISVRSDLIDKETLHDIQTKQKQQYSDQDFKKLESLMYDKFNLQLEATQVLMGTNIEDTKKQLAHDAPSQSFHLIDRINMDFRLDTCIVPKASDLTKFRINGHLPLLHAKFSDAKYKALMKLLDFAIPKFDKDEPGNSTEQQHLSPEAANEKKLRRKSDANKTRSKSTQVARDELANEIEQGAEAKQRDIERGGSAAIRKQMEANPEQRNFEFRFTVDKLQASLYKADPQGKKDDQLLVELIAETFHLEFYQRPFDMVADVKLSSLVVEDHVEEAPTEEFKNLISSEDLVTKKKQDLLTIHFQMVNKNHPEFQSKYDGIKTNLDASVSTINLMVTRKTLLTLLDFAMTTFVPPPSDSPQQPTEIEDSDSEDDDEVEEKKDQGDKIRIKAKLNRIAVILNNDGIRLATLSLTSADAKIFLAGGAMDIEARLGALELVDDINTGVSEDSSLRKLIEIQGDDLLDFRYQTFNPEAQDYPGYDNTVYLRSGSIKINFLTEPLRKIMEFGVKFGKMQAIFNAARQAAANQATKVQESAGKMHFDVLIKTPIVSFPRMVITDSPERDTVTAYLGEIYANNKFVPLDGEAGNETANKLSAGIHNIRLTSTFNYAESKSEELEMIDKVNLDLNITQTEHKAGRNRPDTEIEGSMSNINLRLTEGQMKFLMELSRNIPQAFALEDSEALEEEAEEELPSNVVQPAQAAQPVGQKKSEKTEDVNHKPSRQSPELGTDDDTWTKLDLIFKIGAIGLELVQGAPDQPIGDLEAASLSKFSLNETSIKLRMISDGAMESELLVQSFTVTDTRQHEKNKFRKIMSLINNDVKQQFMASVSISGGEEKNLIALLTIDSPRIVLALDYIFAVLNFVQNGLKQDDALVVEEESEESESGGSPDDASISTQELVERKNSQAPGAPQQQGGGMNISYRVNMVDAQVMLIANPAISSSEAIVLGTKQVLVSQQHAMALQVEKVGMFLCRMDQFETTRLRILDDFSIQTSLDMRSQGADSSLTSIAVDIEPLVLRLSLRDIMLAMQIVNRASALNTSPDKKMSDEEPKKLQQVKKQSAKSKKAALSTKNAAASTSRMRATSISTKKTGSKQTDVQAPGPGSAVLKREEMTLSMEGIRVVLIGDLHELPMLDWSVKKFIVDVKDWTANMTADTQIDTFFNVYNFSKSAWEPLIEPWQVGFHMAKETNPDKLAVELYSRKTLELTVTSATIALASKSAQFLSSDEDVLSKPRGNDAPYKIRNWTGFDVDVWASGEQSGDDEGQAARLADGEEQPWRFEDPSTTRETLSPEGQTGVIGVRLEGSGFDSVDRIHVNREGEELYNLKPRKDKIQHRMLVEVRLGPDNVKYITLRSPLLVENHTQIPIELGVFSPEEGHLLKIEKIAPGESRPSPVGAAFMHSLVVRPDQGFGYTWSNERLFWKDLLKRPINTLTCRGESDDNSPPFYFQMQSVFDKNNPLTSVYPYQRLKLSAPIEVQNLLPFDFKYRIYDKNTKKDWTNFLRKGGVSPVHVVELSHLLLLSIDMQDTPFKASEFAIINTNDKNDFQREKTLTVKDNNNIDLRLKIHYYNVPDSGGAFKITIYSPYVVLNRTGLELDIRSKAYFGSTSRAAGQSALINAEDDGRKATPFMFSFPTDDRKNRAVLKVGDSSWSQPVSFDAIGANVDVKLPAESGRAEMHCGLTVTEGEGKYKLTKVVSILPRFIVKNKLSEAIQIREPGSSDFTTLQAGELHPLRFLKQTTGQQLSLCFPGVNNSWSSPFDIANMGSVHVKLAKAGERQRLVRVEILMENASIYLHLSLETKHWPFSMRNESDQEFLFWQANPNVDEDEEDRSSGWKPIRYRLPGRSIMPYAWDYPSTKNKNLILSANGKERHIKLAEIGNLIPMRIPAKGQAGPKIVDLNVVADGPTQTLVMSNYKPNTSLYKQKSASASASTSTGFEVKEQDTGVTMRATLRFAGIGISLVNSQLRELVYATWRDIELKYTDSELYQTVGLTIKWIQIDNQLYGGIFPLIFYPSVVPKTGKEMESHPIFRTAITRVKDDSYGVLYIKYFTFLMQQMTIEIDEDFIFALLDFTKVPGASWTEEKEGQLAPETLDVPEPTQTQSGQDIYFELLHLQPMQFDLSFVRTERINAEDTGSSSSNPFMFAVNVLTMSIGNVNDAPIRYNALMLENARLSTGALISSIQSHYVQESLRQVHIVIGSADFLGNPVGLFTNIASGVGDIFYEPYQGLVTDRPQDLGVGIAKGASSFVKKSVFGISDSVSKFTGSISKGLAAASMDKEFQDSRRMSRSRNRPKHALYGITSGGNAFASSLASGIGGLARQPLQGAEREGAAGFVKGVGKGLLGLPTKALIGGFDLASSMAEGVRNTTTVFDQEGLDRVRLARFIGTDGIVRPYSQREALGQFWLKTLDNGKYFNESYIAHLELNSGSQGDRSGAMSPTSPRSPTASSEASMLVMITYNSIMLVRAKKLTSEWEVPLKDIQTISKERTGMSIVLKGGTNGPFVPIADEMSRNWLYRQVAVAVNAYNDKWNAKG is encoded by the coding sequence ATGGTGTTGGAAAGTCTGGTCGCCAACCTGCTCAACAGGTTCTTGGGCATGTATGTTAAGAACTTCGACCCAAAACAGCTGAATGTTGGCATTTGGTCGGGCGACGTCAAGCTCAAGGATCTGGAACTGAAGCGGGAAGCCCTTGACCAGTTCCACTTGCCACTGAACGTGGTGGAAGGGCATATCAGTTCGCTGGTCCTGAAAATTCCCTGGTCCAACCTGCGAGGCCAACCCGTACGCATCAATATCGAGGATGTTTTCCTGTTGGCCGCGCCCAAGGAGGATCAAGAGTATGAtgcagcagaggaggagagaCGAGCACATGCAGTCaagatggagaagctggacagCGCCGAGCTGCTGAAGGAACGCAACACTGAGGGCATGTCTCAAGAGGAGCAACAGAAGCAGCAGTCCTTTACCGCAGCACTGACGACGACTATTGTGGACAATGTACAGATTCAGGTCAAGAACGTGCATATCCGCTACGAGGATGCCCTCTCAGACCCAGGTCATCCTTTTGCGGCAGGTATCACATTGCAAGAGCTGAGCGCGGTATCGACAGACGAGCATTGGAAGCCCACGTGGGTGGCGGGAACGAGCACTACCACTCACAAGCTGGCCACTCTCGGCTCTCTAGCCGTCTACTGGGACACCGATGCAACACTGTTGGGCACGGGAACGGGCGAGCAACAAGATATCGACCACAATGCGACAATGGAGAAATTCCGCGAAATGATTGTAAAGAGCGGCGATAGCGAGGCCGTGAAGGACCACCAGTTCATTCTCAAACCAGTGTCTGGCCGGGCTGGTCTGGAAATGGACAAGACAGGCAAGTACGATCGTCCGAAGATGAAGGCACGTCTCCTGTTCAATGAGCTGGGATTCTTGCTGGATGATACTCAGTACCGAGATGCACTCATGCTAGTGGATCTATTCCATTACTTCATCCGGCATCAGGAATACCGGAAGCTGCAACCTGCCAAAGCACCAAAGGAGGACCCACGTGCCTGGCTGCAGTTCGCTGGAAAAGCAGTGCTCGATCGTATACACGACAAGAACAGGCGTTGGTCGTGGGCATACTTTGCAGAGCGACGAGATGATCGTCTCCGATACATTGAGCTCttcaaaaagaagaagaaggaagagaaacTCACACCAGAGGAGACTTCCGATCTGGATCGCCTCGAACACAAGTTGACGTACGAAGACCTTCGGTTCTGGCGTTCGCTTGCTCGCAATCAGCTGCGAAAGGAGGGCTGGAAAAAGCCACAGCCCCAGAAATCAACGTGGACTTCCTGGATCTGGGGTAGCGGTGGCGGCCAGGAGCAGAACCAAGCCTCGGATGATAGTCAAATGAACGAAGAGCAGAGAAAAGAGTTGTATCAGGCtatcgacttcgaagagaaACAGAGTATTGCTCAGGCTGTTGATGCGCCCCGTGAGGCGATCAAAATGCAAGTCGACATGAGCCTCAAGACTGGCAGCTTCACACTACGACGCGATCCGCATGGGAAGAAACAAGACATGCTGAAACTACTCTTTGAGGATTTCAGTACCGAGTTCATACAAAGGACCGACTCAACACTCGTCGATCTCAGTCTCGGCGGGATGCGTCTCTATGATGGCTCAACAGAGGGCAATCTCTTCGAGCAAATGTTGACAGTCAAGGACGCCCCTAAAATACCCGACAGCCAACGAGTCAAAGAAattgaggatgatgaggatacCAGCTTCAGCGACGCCAAGAGTGTTCagggcgacgatgaagatgaagcagatcCATTCTTCGCGCTGCAGTTCGAGAACAATCCGCTCGACAACCGTGCCGACACCGCGCTCACCGTCAAGCTTAAGGCCCTTGAAGTCGTGTATAATCCAAATTTCGTTGTTCAGGTCACTAAATTCTTCAAACCTCCAGAAAAACACATGGAGTCAATATCTGCCTTGATGGAATCTGCAGGCTCTACAGTGGAAGGCCTGCGGCAGCAAACAAGAGCCGGTCTCGAATTTGCACTCCAGGAGCACAAAACAGTCGACGTGCAGCTGGATCTGCAAGCGCCTCTCATAATTGTGCCAGACACCGTTACCGAGAAGAGCAATATCTGCTTAATTGTTGATGCAGGTCACATTAGCGTGCGCAGTGACTTGATTGACAAGGAGACACTGCATGACATCCAAACCAAGCAAAAGCAACAGTACTCGGACCAGGacttcaagaagctcgaatCACTCATGTACGACAAATTCAATCTACAGCTGGAGGCAACACAAGTGCTCATGGGCACGAATATCGAGGACACAAAGAAACAGCTCGCACATGATGCGCCGTCTCAGAGCTTTCATCTGATTGATAGAATCAATATGGACTTCCGGCTCGATACATGCATCGTCCCCAAGGCTTCAGACTTGACCAAGTTCCGCATCAATGGACATCTGCCGCTCTTGCACGCCAAGTTCTCGGATGCCAAATACAAGGCGTTGATGAAGCTCCTGGACTTTGCGATCCCAAAATTTGACAAGGACGAGCCGGGTAACAGCACCGAACAGCAACATCTTTCTCCAGAAGCTGccaacgagaagaagctgcgaagGAAGAGCGATGCTAATAAGACTCGCTCCAAATCTACACAAGTCGCAAGGGACGAGCTTGCAAACGAGATTGAGCAAGGCGCAGAGGCCAAGCAACGCGACATTGAACGTGGTGGGAGTGCGGCTATTCGCAAACAGATGGAGGCCAACCCAGAGCAACGCAACTTCGAGTTCCGGTTCACTGTCGACAAGCTTCAAGCGTCACTGTACAAGGCAGATCCTCAAGGAAAGAAGGACGATCAACTGTTGGTCGAGCTGATCGCCGAGACTTTCCATCTTGAGTTCTACCAACGTCCATTCGACATGGTTGCAGATGTCAAGCTCAGCTCGCTTGTTGTTGAAGACCATGTGGAAGAAGCGCCAACAGAAGAGTTTAAGAATCTCATTTCCAGCGAAGATCTGgtcacgaagaagaagcaggactTGCTCACGATCCATTTTCAGATGGTCAACAAAAATCATCCCGAGTTTCAAAGCAAGTACGACGGCATCAAGACGAATCTTGACGCCTCAGTGTCCACCATCAATCTGATGGTGACGCGCAAAACACTCCTCACGCTCCTCGACTTTGCCATGACGACTTTTGTTCCTCCGCCAAGCGATAGTCCTCAACAGCCCACCGAGATTGAGGATAgcgacagcgaagatgatgatgaagttgaagaaaagaaagatcAAGGCGACAAGATCCGAATCAAGGCCAAGCTCAATCGCATTGCGGTCATTCTGAACAATGACGGGATCCGTCTCGCTACTTTGAGTTTGACATCGGCTGATGCGAAAATCTTCCTCGCGGGCGGTGCCATGGATATCGAAGCTCGTCTGGGTGCATTGGAACTGGTCGACGACATCAACACAGGTGTTTCGGAAGACTCGTCGTTACGCAAGCTGATCGAGATTCAAGGAGACGATTTGCTTGACTTTCGCTATCAGACGTTCAATCCTGAGGCACAGGACTATCCTGGCTATGATAATACTGTGTATCTGCGCTCTGGCTCCATCAAGATCAATTTCCTCACGGAGCCACTGCGCAAGATTATGGAATTTGGCGTCAAGTTCGGCAAAATGCAGGCAATATTCAATGCCGCGCGTCAAGCTGCTGCCAATCAGGCTACAAAGGTGCAGGAGTCTGCAGGCAAAATGCACTTTGATGTGTTGATCAAAACGCCAATCGTGTCGTTCCCACGCATGGTCATCACGGACAGTCCCGAGCGAGACACGGTCACCGCCTACCTGGGAGAAATCTATGCCAACAACAAATTTGTGCCTCTGGATGGCGAGGCTGGCAACGAGACTGCGAACAAATTGTCGGCTGGCATCCACAACATCCGATTGACGTCCACTTTCAACTATGCGGAGTCGAAGTCTGAAGAGCTCGAGATGATCGACAAAGTGAACCTTGACTTGAACATCACTCAGACAGAGCACAAAGCAGGGCGTAATCGACCAGACACGGAGATCGAAGGGTCAATGTCCAACATCAACCTGCGCCTGACAGAGGGACAGATGAAGTTCTTAATGGAACTGTCACGAAACATACCTCAAGCTTTCGCATTGGAAGATAGCGAGGCCCTCGAGgaggaggccgaggaagagcTTCCATCGAATGTAGTTCAGCCTGCTCAGGCAGCACAGCCGGTGGGCCAGAAGAAGTCGGAGAAGACCGAGGACGTCAACCACAAACCATCACGGCAGTCGCCTGAGCTCGGCACCGACGACGATACCTGGACCAAGCTCGATCTCATTTTCAAAATAGGCGCAATCGGCCTGGAACTCGTGCAAGGCGCGCCAGATCAACCCATTGGCGACTTGGAGGCAGCCAGTCTGTCCAAGTTCTCACTCAATGAGACCAGCATTAAACTTCGCATGATTAGTGACGGCGCAATGGAAAGCGAGTTGTTGGTGCAGTCTTTCACGGTCACGGATACGCGACAGCACGAGAAGAACAAATTCCGCAAGATCATGTCGCTGATCAACAACGACGTGAAGCAGCAATTCATGGCCAGCGTCTCCATCTCtggtggcgaggagaagaaccTCATTGCACTGCTCACGATTGACAGCCCCAGGATCGTACTTGCGCTGGATTACATCTTTGCAGTGCTCAACTTTGTTCAGAACGGTCTGAAGCAAGATGACGCACTGGTCGTGGAAGAGGAAAGCGAAGAATCCGAATCTGGGGGTAGTCCAGATGATGCCAGCATTTCTACACAGGAACTTGTCGAACGGAAGAACTCACAAGCACCCGGCGCTCCCCAACAACAAGGTGGCGGCATGAACATCTCCTACCGTGTCAACATGGTTGACGCGCAAGTCATGCTGATTGCGAATCCTGCTATTAGCAGCTCTGAAGCTATCGTACTGGGTACCAAGCAAGTACTCGTGTCGCAACAACATGCAATGGCTTTACAAGTTGAAAAAGTTGGCATGTTCCTGTGTCGCATGGATCAATTTGAGACAACGAGGCTGCGAATTCTGGACGACTTTAGTATACAGACATCGCTTGATATGCGCTCTCAAGGCGCCGACTCCTCTCTCACCAGCATCGCTGTTGACATCGAGCCCCTCGTGCTTCGCTTGTCATTGCGCGACATAATGCTAGCCATGCAGATTGTTAACCGTGCTTCAGCGCTGAACACCAGTCCCGACAAGAAAATGTCAGACGAGGAACCAAAGAAATTGCAGCAAGTCAAAAAACAAtctgcgaagtcgaagaaggctgcaCTATCGACCAAGAACGCGGCCGCGTCGACGTCGAGGATGCGAGCTACTAGCATCAGCACCAAGAAGACGGGCAGCAAGCAGACCGACGTGCAGGCACCTGGTCCGGGCTCAGCTGTTCTGAAGCGTGAAGAGATGACGCTTTCGATGGAAGGCATCCGTGTCGTACTCATCGGTGATCTCCACGAGTTGCCAATGCTCGATTGGAGCGTCAAGAAATTCATTGTCGATGTGAAGGACTGGACCGCGAATATGACCGCTGATACCCAGATCGACACTTTCTTCAACGTATACAACTTCTCCAAATCAGCATGGGAACCACTGATTGAGCCTTGGCAAGTTGGTTTCCACATGGCCAAGGAGACCAATCCTGACAAGTTAGCCGTCGAGCTGTATTCAAGAAAGACTTTGGAGTTGACTGTCACGAGCGCCACAATCGCACTGGCAAGCAAGTCTGCACAATTCTtgagcagcgacgaagacgTGCTCTCCAAGCCACGTGGCAACGACGCGCCATACAAGATCCGCAACTGGACTGGCTTTGATGTAGATGTCTGGGCGAGTGGAGAGCAAtctggcgacgatgaaggcCAGGCAGCTCGCCTGGCAGATGGCGAAGAGCAGCCTTGGCGCTTCGAGGATCCATCCACCACACGTGAGACGCTCAGTCCAGAGGGCCAGACAGGTGTCATTGGCGTTCGGCTCGAAGGCAGTGGCTTCGACAGCGTGGACCGTATTCATGTCAATCGCGAAGGCGAGGAGTTGTACAACCTCAAGCCAAGAAAGGATAAGATCCAGCACCGCATGCTTGTTGAAGTCAGACTTGGCCCTGACAATGTCAAGTACATCACTCTTCGGAGCCCGCTTCTTGTTGAGAACCATACTCAGATCCCGATCGAATTGGGAGTGTTCTCGCCCGAAGAGGGGCATTTGCTCAAGATTGAAAAGATTGCGCCCGGCGAGTCAAGGCCCAGTCCGGTCGGCGCTGCGTTCATGCATTCTCTGGTTGTGCGACCTGATCAAGGCTTTGGGTACACTTGGTCGAATGAACGACTGTTCTGGAAGGACTTGCTCAAGCGGCCAATCAACACTTTGACATGCCGAGGCGAGTCTGATGACAATAGCCCGCCGTTCTACTTCCAGATGCAGTCGGTGTTCGACAAGAATAATCCTCTGACATCTGTATACCCATATCAGCGTTTGAAGCTGTCTGCGCCCATTGAGGTGCAAAATCTGCTTCCATTCGACTTCAAGTACCGCATCTACGACAAGAACACCAAGAAAGACTGGACGAACTTCTTGCGCAAAGGTGGAGTGTCGCCGGTTCACGTTGTCGAATTGTCGCATCTGTTGCTGCTCAGCATCGATATGCAAGATACTCCTTTCAAGGCCAGCGAGTTTGCCATCATCAACACGAACGACAAGAACGACTTCCAACGCGAGAAAACCTTGACAGTCaaggacaacaacaacattgaCCTGCGACTGAAGATTCACTACTACAACGTACCAGACAGTGGTGGAGCCTTCAAGATCACAATCTACAGTCCTTACGTTGTGCTTAACAGGACAGGGCTGGAGCTGGACATCAGAAGCAAGGCTTACTTTGGCTCCACCAGTCGGGCGGCTGGTCAGTCTGCACTGATCAACGCCGAGGACGATGGGAGGAAGGCCACCCCGTTCATGTTTTCGTTCCCGACTGATGATCGCAAGAATCGTGCTGTGCTGAAGGTTGGCGATTCGTCTTGGAGTCAGCCTGTCAGTTTTGATGCCATTGGAGCCAATGTGGATGTCAAGCTGCCTGCAGAATCTGGCCGAGCGGAGATGCACTGTGGTCTGACAGTGACTGAGGGTGAGGGCAAGTACAAACTCACCAAGGTTGTCAGCATCCTGCCGCGATTCATCGTAAAGAACAAGTTGAGCGAGGCGATCCAGATTCGGGAACCGGGGTCGAGCGATTTCACGACCCTGCAAGCTGGTGAACTTCATCCATTGAGGTTCTTGAAGCAGACGACCGGCCAGCAGCTCAGTCTATGCTTCCCCGGTGTCAATAATTCCTGGTCTTCGCCTTTTGACATTGCAAACATGGGTTCAGTACATGTCAAGCTTGCGAAGGCTGGCGAGCGACAGCGATTGGTCCGGGTCGAGATCTTGATGGAGAACGCATCGATCTACCTACATCTGAGTTTGGAGACCAAACACTGGCCATTCTCGATGCGCAATGAGTCGGACCAGGAATTCCTCTTCTGGCAGGCCAATCCTAacgtcgatgaagatgaagaggaccgGTCGTCTGGTTGGAAACCGATTCGCTACAGACTCCCTGGCAGAAGCATTATGCCTTACGCTTGGGATTATCCTTCGACCAAGAACAAGAATCTCATACTCAGTGCCAATGGCAAAGAGAGACACATCAAGCTTGCCGAGATTGGTAACCTGATACCGATGCGCATTCCAGCAAAGGGTCAGGCAGGACCCAAGATCGTGGACTTGAACGTCGTGGCTGATGGACCTACTCAAACACTGGTCATGAGCAATTACAAGCCGAACACAAGTCTGTACAAGCAGAAGTCCGCCAGCGCCAGTGCGAGCACAAGCACCGGATTCGAAGTCAAGGAGCAGGATACTGGTGTCACAATGCGAGCGACGCTTCGATTCGCAGGCATTGGCATCTCACTGGTCAACTCGCAGCTACGAGAGCTTGTCTATGCCACTTGGCGAGACATCGAGCTCAAGTACACTGACTCCGAACTGTACCAGACTGTCGGTCTCACCATCAAATGGATCCAGATTGATAATCAGTTGTATGGCGGTATTTTCCCACTCATCTTCTATCCTTCTGTAGTCCCGAAGACTGGCAAAGAGATGGAGAGTCATCCGATCTTCCGGACAGCCATCACCAGGGTCAAAGACGACTCGTACGGTGTGCTGTACATCAAGTACTTCACCTTCTTGATGCAACAGATGACCATCGAGATCGATGAGGACTTCATCTTTGCTCTTCTCGACTTCACAAAGGTCCCTGGCGCAAGCTGGactgaggagaaggaaggccAACTCGCTCCTGAGACTCTCGATGTGCCAGAGCCCACACAAACCCAAAGTGGGCAGGACATCTACTTCGAGCTGTTACATCTGCAGCCGATGCAATTCGATTTGTCCTTCGTGCGGACGGAGAGAATCAATGCCGAGGATACTggaagcagctcgagcaaCCCATTCATGTTCGCAGTCAATGTGCTGACGATGAGTATTGGCAATGTCAACGACGCACCGATCCGATACAATGCGCTCATGCTTGAAAACGCAAGATTGAGCACTGGCGCCCTCATCAGCAGTATCCAGAGCCACTACGTGCAGGAGTCCTTGCGACAGGTCCACATAGTAATTGGATCTGCAGATTTCCTTGGCAACCCTGTTGGCTTGTTCACGAACATCGCTTCTGGTGTTGGCGACATCTTCTACGAGCCATACCAAGGGCTTGTGACTGATCGTCCACAAGACTTGGGTGTTGGTATCGCAAAGGGTGCTAGTAGCTTTGTCAAGAAGAGTGTGTTTGGTATCTCTGACAGCGTGAGCAAGTTCACTGGATCCATCTCCAAGGGCTTGGCTGCTGCGAGTATGGACAAGGAATTCCAAGATT